In Halopseudomonas xinjiangensis, a single genomic region encodes these proteins:
- a CDS encoding cory-CC-star protein, whose protein sequence is MTRGSFPRAPRAWLSQARFFLEEAYSARYRGAIARARRDEDDLFMLLVFAELMGVPNPAAYYTLELQPLLLERFHDWHRRQGMEHSPLDHFCCC, encoded by the coding sequence ATGACTCGCGGATCATTTCCGCGAGCTCCGCGGGCCTGGCTTAGCCAGGCCCGTTTCTTTCTGGAGGAAGCCTACAGCGCGCGCTACCGGGGAGCTATAGCACGCGCACGGCGCGACGAGGACGACCTCTTCATGTTGCTGGTCTTCGCTGAGCTGATGGGCGTCCCCAACCCTGCCGCGTACTACACCCTCGAGCTACAACCCCTTTTGCTTGAGCGGTTCCATGACTGGCATCGCCGTCAAGGTATGGAACATTCCCCGCTGGATCATTTTTGCTGCTGTTAG
- a CDS encoding ArsA family ATPase has protein sequence MFDLLERRLLWVGGKGGVGKTTVSAALAILAARRGKRCLVVSTDPAHSLGDALDRSLGHHPQRILPNLDAMEIDPDVEVDAHLESVTEQMRRFAAPEMMTELQRQMQLTRHSPGTQEAALLERIARLITDQHSEYDLIIFDTAPTGHTLRLLTLPEAMAAWTDGLLSHNRRSEQLGKVLKHLTPKAGRDVASPFDDPREDRLSDLDQKTRDVATVLLNRRRLFHQARRQIEDSRQSGFIFVLTPERLPILETTRAVATLREAGVPVAAALVNRVIPSEADGQFLSRRREQEAVYLQRIDDELGDLPRPRLPWLETDVQGIGILEEIAGRLENEGF, from the coding sequence ATGTTCGATTTGCTGGAGCGCCGCCTGCTTTGGGTTGGCGGCAAGGGAGGGGTGGGGAAGACCACGGTATCCGCCGCCCTGGCAATCCTCGCCGCACGCCGAGGCAAGCGTTGTCTCGTGGTGTCAACCGATCCGGCACATAGCCTTGGTGATGCATTGGATCGTTCGCTCGGGCACCACCCGCAACGCATCCTGCCTAATCTGGACGCGATGGAAATAGATCCGGACGTTGAAGTCGATGCTCATCTGGAAAGCGTGACCGAGCAGATGCGTCGCTTCGCTGCGCCGGAAATGATGACCGAACTGCAGCGGCAAATGCAGCTCACCCGCCACTCGCCGGGCACACAGGAGGCAGCTCTGCTGGAAAGGATTGCGCGGCTGATCACCGACCAGCACAGCGAATACGATCTGATCATCTTCGATACTGCGCCGACCGGCCATACGCTTCGTCTACTGACGCTGCCGGAAGCAATGGCGGCCTGGACCGACGGGCTGCTATCGCATAACCGGCGCTCGGAGCAGCTGGGCAAGGTCCTCAAGCATCTTACGCCGAAGGCTGGGCGCGATGTTGCCAGCCCGTTCGATGACCCACGCGAAGACCGCCTGAGCGATCTGGACCAGAAAACCCGTGACGTGGCGACCGTCCTGCTGAATAGACGCAGGCTTTTTCACCAGGCCCGACGGCAGATCGAGGACTCCCGACAAAGCGGCTTCATCTTTGTGCTCACGCCTGAGCGACTGCCGATACTTGAGACCACCCGTGCGGTCGCCACCTTGCGAGAAGCCGGGGTGCCAGTGGCCGCTGCGCTGGTGAACCGGGTGATTCCCAGTGAGGCCGATGGGCAGTTCCTGAGCCGGCGGCGTGAGCAGGAAGCCGTTTATCTTCAGCGCATCGATGACGAGCTGGGCGATCTGCCGCGACCGCGGCTGCCCTGGCTGGAAACCGATGTCCAGGGCATCGGCATACTTGAGGAGATCGCTGGCCGGCTGGAAAACGAAGGGTTCTGA
- a CDS encoding TonB family protein — MKANQSNGWALRLTVILASLAAHATLAAWLFSERFSQPVVAAETIVAVELVQPPEPEPEPEPEPQAEPEPEPEPEPEPEPEPQPEPVPEPKSAPKPRPDPKPVQKKPAGPPSHSFGENQDWAPPPSTASNSTSSRGRPVPSGYADTVKNRVIANLKRPEGSVYKPPPGYKGDPNDFKRQCYIPYEITIDQNGTLLGYEIDRCGDEVLDAAAEAAIRQAGPFPPPPNQGGTRYTIYGTAIFIK, encoded by the coding sequence ATGAAGGCGAACCAGTCCAACGGCTGGGCGTTGCGTCTGACCGTCATCCTAGCCTCGTTGGCAGCGCATGCCACGCTGGCCGCCTGGCTTTTCAGCGAGCGATTCTCGCAGCCGGTGGTAGCGGCGGAGACTATCGTGGCAGTCGAGCTGGTGCAGCCTCCGGAACCGGAACCGGAACCGGAACCGGAACCGCAAGCCGAGCCTGAACCGGAGCCCGAACCCGAGCCCGAGCCCGAGCCGGAACCTCAACCCGAGCCGGTGCCGGAGCCCAAGTCAGCACCGAAGCCGCGCCCCGACCCCAAGCCCGTACAGAAGAAGCCGGCCGGGCCGCCTAGCCATTCATTTGGCGAAAACCAGGACTGGGCGCCGCCGCCATCCACTGCATCGAACAGCACCAGCAGCCGTGGTCGGCCCGTACCATCCGGCTATGCCGATACCGTCAAAAACCGCGTGATCGCCAATCTGAAACGTCCGGAGGGGTCGGTCTACAAGCCACCGCCGGGGTACAAAGGTGATCCGAACGACTTCAAGCGCCAATGCTACATCCCGTACGAGATCACCATCGACCAGAACGGAACGTTGCTGGGTTACGAGATCGATCGATGCGGAGACGAAGTGCTCGATGCCGCAGCTGAGGCGGCCATCAGGCAAGCCGGGCCCTTCCCGCCGCCACCTAACCAGGGCGGCACCCGCTACACCATTTACGGCACAGCCATATTCATCAAGTAA
- a CDS encoding lipocalin family protein, with translation MQIKRHVLRFSVLVLVVGLMGGCVRLPAEVEPVRNFDPQRYLGTWYEIARLDHSFERGLTSVTAQYSERDDGGIAVLNRGYDQEQGEWSEAEGKAYFVESPDIGHLKVSFFGPFYSAYGIFELDEAYQYAWVAGHNRDYLWLLARSPQPDQAMVERFVETAKELGYDTGELIFVEHEMSATLEQ, from the coding sequence ATGCAGATTAAACGGCACGTGTTGAGGTTCTCAGTTCTGGTGTTAGTGGTCGGCCTGATGGGGGGCTGCGTACGGCTGCCAGCTGAGGTGGAACCGGTCCGCAATTTTGACCCGCAGCGCTATCTTGGGACCTGGTATGAAATAGCGCGGCTCGATCATTCTTTCGAGCGCGGCCTCACCAGCGTGACCGCTCAGTACAGCGAGCGTGACGATGGCGGGATAGCCGTTCTCAATCGGGGCTACGATCAGGAACAAGGCGAGTGGAGCGAGGCCGAGGGCAAAGCCTATTTCGTCGAGTCGCCGGATATAGGCCATCTGAAGGTGTCGTTCTTTGGGCCATTCTATAGCGCATATGGAATCTTCGAGCTGGATGAGGCCTATCAATATGCCTGGGTCGCCGGTCACAACCGCGATTATCTATGGCTATTGGCTCGGTCGCCCCAGCCTGACCAGGCGATGGTCGAGCGTTTCGTCGAAACAGCGAAAGAGCTTGGCTACGATACTGGCGAGCTGATATTCGTCGAACACGAAATGAGCGCTACACTTGAGCAGTGA
- the exbD gene encoding TonB system transport protein ExbD, whose amino-acid sequence MAIHFDSGPMVKRHNYQQNAEMNITPFVDVMLVLLIIFMVAAPLATVDIPVDLPSNAAAPAAPPAEPIYVSVQASGALFIQEETTSLAALPMMVRNLTSGNLETRVFLRGDQAVDYGTLMRVMNTLQKAGYTRISLVATEELVP is encoded by the coding sequence ATGGCCATCCACTTCGATTCAGGTCCGATGGTCAAGCGGCATAACTATCAGCAGAACGCGGAAATGAACATCACGCCCTTTGTCGACGTGATGTTGGTACTGCTGATCATTTTCATGGTGGCGGCGCCCCTGGCGACGGTCGATATTCCGGTGGACCTGCCGAGCAATGCAGCCGCGCCGGCTGCGCCACCTGCAGAACCGATCTACGTGAGCGTTCAGGCGAGCGGGGCGCTTTTCATCCAGGAGGAGACCACATCGCTTGCTGCGCTGCCGATGATGGTGCGTAACCTGACCAGTGGCAACCTTGAAACGCGGGTCTTTCTCCGCGGCGATCAGGCCGTTGACTACGGAACGCTGATGCGCGTGATGAACACGCTGCAAAAGGCCGGTTATACCCGTATCAGTCTGGTTGCCACGGAAGAGCTGGTCCCCTGA
- a CDS encoding MotA/TolQ/ExbB proton channel family protein gives MYMHAVRSVSARWQARLRLVALLTLLGCGGMSAGLVLAQAEPTERGRAQAQPQVEVEPALGAAETGSFGVREMFEQADLVVKAVMIVLVVCSLLTWAVLLEKIVVFGRARRGNLQFLAAFRRGDTAAMQDQAERSAMGRMWQVAQAELQQFGRRDNPPADQINRLLQRMSLTSSIVQERDLARLGSMMGVLATIGATAPFIGLFGTVWGILNSFASIATLKSASLAVVAPGIAEALLATALGLFAAIPAVMIFNKFARDINGFVGSLDNFSAEMIASASRQMDGVR, from the coding sequence ATGTACATGCACGCTGTCCGTTCTGTCTCTGCTCGCTGGCAAGCCCGGCTGCGGCTGGTTGCCTTGTTGACACTGTTGGGTTGCGGCGGCATGTCCGCTGGGCTGGTGCTGGCACAAGCTGAACCGACTGAAAGGGGCCGCGCGCAAGCTCAGCCACAGGTCGAAGTGGAGCCAGCACTCGGGGCTGCGGAAACTGGCTCTTTTGGTGTGCGAGAGATGTTCGAGCAGGCTGATCTGGTGGTCAAGGCGGTCATGATCGTGCTGGTGGTCTGTTCGCTCCTGACCTGGGCCGTGCTTCTGGAAAAGATCGTCGTGTTCGGCCGAGCCAGGCGAGGCAATCTGCAATTTCTCGCCGCATTCCGGCGCGGCGATACCGCAGCCATGCAGGACCAGGCCGAGCGAAGCGCGATGGGCCGCATGTGGCAGGTAGCGCAGGCCGAGCTGCAACAGTTCGGTCGCCGCGATAACCCGCCGGCCGATCAGATCAATCGTTTGCTCCAGCGTATGTCGTTGACTTCAAGCATCGTGCAGGAGCGGGATCTGGCGCGCCTCGGCAGCATGATGGGTGTGCTTGCGACGATCGGCGCTACCGCCCCGTTCATTGGGTTGTTCGGGACGGTCTGGGGGATTCTGAACAGTTTTGCCAGCATCGCTACGTTGAAGTCAGCGAGCCTGGCGGTGGTAGCGCCGGGTATCGCTGAAGCGTTGCTAGCGACGGCTCTCGGCCTGTTCGCTGCGATTCCCGCGGTGATGATCTTCAACAAGTTCGCGCGGGATATTAACGGCTTCGTCGGTTCCCTCGACAACTTCTCGGCGGAGATGATTGCTTCGGCGTCAAGACAGATGGACGGGGTGCGCTGA
- a CDS encoding penicillin-binding protein, producing MSDQMSEDALQALKIAFTYMPKAIEVNRYEHGDEYERILSDIQAVREMLLLNGVDPDEVQGELRPDSTPNSTY from the coding sequence ATGAGCGATCAGATGAGCGAAGACGCGCTTCAGGCGCTAAAAATCGCGTTCACCTACATGCCCAAGGCCATCGAAGTGAACCGTTACGAACACGGCGATGAGTATGAACGCATTTTGTCGGATATCCAGGCGGTACGGGAGATGCTGCTTTTGAATGGGGTCGACCCGGACGAGGTGCAGGGTGAGTTGCGCCCCGACTCAACGCCCAACTCGACATACTGA
- a CDS encoding GGDEF domain-containing protein, which produces MTPDISTLMLVLALTTVISVVGLLVASFLNRQIVAIRYWAGGLTVFIPGLLWQVFSPPLPLWISAVIITQAYFILWWGTRCYRFGQAQPQFFKVMLLLCLIQGSAFFAFQDSLRISIMIHSAVVVGACLVTMLEAVLMRLRQRALLLAWVVLWGAHATVYCRRFLLYALDPAYAEVTSMHAASSVEAVNYLEGIAFIYGFSLICFIFTTLRLQQALRRQATRDPLTDLLNRRAFEETSTRLLAQARRFRRPLSVLLMDLDRFKSINDQHGHKAGDLVLQAFAGHLGRHLRATDLSCRYGGEEFVVLLPDTDLAQARELSERVREAWQRVPLDIGTTNLAATVSIGLASVAQGDAHVLDDLIERADHALYRAKQLGRNRSHVWQEGLRLASFENVV; this is translated from the coding sequence ATGACGCCAGATATCTCTACTCTCATGCTGGTTCTCGCACTGACCACCGTCATATCGGTCGTCGGTCTGCTGGTCGCCAGCTTCCTGAACCGTCAGATCGTTGCCATCCGTTATTGGGCCGGTGGGTTGACCGTGTTCATACCCGGTCTGCTCTGGCAAGTATTCAGCCCGCCACTGCCGCTATGGATCAGCGCCGTTATCATCACCCAGGCCTATTTCATTCTGTGGTGGGGGACGCGGTGTTATCGGTTTGGCCAGGCGCAACCCCAGTTCTTCAAGGTCATGCTGCTGCTTTGTCTCATACAGGGGAGCGCGTTTTTCGCGTTTCAGGATTCGCTGCGTATCAGCATCATGATCCACAGCGCAGTCGTGGTCGGGGCCTGCCTCGTTACAATGCTTGAAGCCGTGCTGATGCGTCTGCGTCAGCGGGCGTTATTGCTGGCCTGGGTAGTCCTGTGGGGCGCTCACGCAACGGTGTACTGCCGGCGGTTCTTGCTATACGCCCTGGACCCGGCCTACGCCGAGGTCACCAGCATGCACGCCGCGTCATCGGTCGAGGCAGTCAACTATCTCGAAGGCATCGCGTTCATATACGGGTTCTCGCTTATCTGCTTCATCTTCACCACGCTTCGGCTTCAGCAGGCGCTGCGCCGGCAGGCCACGCGCGATCCGTTGACCGACCTGCTCAATCGTCGAGCTTTCGAAGAGACCAGCACCCGGCTGCTCGCCCAGGCACGACGTTTTCGGCGGCCGCTGAGCGTGCTGCTGATGGATCTGGATCGGTTCAAGTCGATAAACGACCAACATGGTCACAAGGCTGGCGATCTGGTCCTGCAGGCTTTTGCCGGTCATCTGGGCAGACATCTACGCGCGACGGATCTCTCCTGCCGTTATGGTGGCGAAGAATTCGTCGTGTTGTTGCCTGACACCGATCTTGCTCAAGCGCGTGAATTATCCGAGCGCGTACGCGAAGCCTGGCAGCGGGTTCCGCTGGACATCGGGACGACCAATCTGGCGGCTACGGTCTCTATTGGCCTGGCCAGCGTGGCACAAGGGGACGCTCATGTTCTTGATGATCTTATCGAGCGCGCTGACCACGCGTTGTACCGCGCCAAGCAACTTGGGCGAAACCGGAGCCACGTCTGGCAGGAAGGGCTCCGTCTGGCCTCGTTCGAAAATGTTGTCTGA
- a CDS encoding winged helix-turn-helix domain-containing protein, protein MQTPDEIIHQPVRLKVMAALNTLEPGRWLEFVVLRSIVDTTDGNLGAHLSTLENASYVKIVKDFAGKKPRTRIKLSQQGREAFGQYVATLHAILAPQDLDSSN, encoded by the coding sequence ATGCAGACGCCGGATGAAATCATCCACCAGCCGGTAAGACTCAAGGTCATGGCTGCGCTCAACACGCTCGAGCCCGGGCGCTGGCTCGAGTTCGTGGTATTGCGATCGATCGTCGACACCACGGATGGAAACCTGGGCGCGCATCTTTCGACGCTGGAAAACGCCAGCTACGTGAAGATCGTCAAGGATTTCGCCGGCAAGAAGCCCCGTACTCGAATCAAGCTCAGCCAGCAGGGGCGCGAAGCGTTCGGTCAGTATGTCGCTACATTGCACGCCATCCTGGCCCCCCAGGATCTGGATTCGTCCAACTAA
- a CDS encoding type 1 glutamine amidotransferase, whose product MRAHYLQHAPFEGLGSIEDWLRDKGYGITATQLYSDDLLPSLREVDLLIVMGGPMSVNEEAQYPWLEREKAFIRGVIDAGIPVLGVCLGAQLIANVMGSRVFANSEREIGWFPVEAVEHDKADVFRFPARATVLHWHGETFEMPYGAVHLARSEACSNQAFQLGRNVIGLQFHLEATPRLLEEFIESSGGDLEPSRYVQSAEAILATEAERLEEARRLMVQILDFLYQRRSNAD is encoded by the coding sequence ATGCGCGCGCACTACCTGCAACATGCCCCGTTTGAAGGGCTCGGCAGTATCGAAGACTGGCTTCGCGACAAGGGTTATGGCATTACCGCAACCCAACTGTATTCCGACGATCTTCTGCCTTCGCTCCGCGAGGTGGACCTTCTGATCGTGATGGGTGGGCCCATGAGCGTGAACGAGGAAGCTCAGTATCCATGGCTGGAGCGCGAGAAAGCGTTTATTCGAGGCGTCATCGACGCAGGCATACCGGTCCTGGGCGTATGTCTCGGTGCGCAACTGATCGCCAACGTCATGGGCAGCCGCGTTTTCGCCAATAGCGAGCGTGAAATCGGCTGGTTTCCGGTCGAGGCGGTAGAGCATGACAAGGCCGACGTGTTCCGTTTTCCAGCGCGAGCCACTGTTCTGCACTGGCACGGAGAGACATTCGAGATGCCGTACGGTGCGGTGCATCTGGCACGCAGCGAGGCCTGCAGCAATCAAGCGTTTCAACTGGGCCGCAATGTCATCGGGCTGCAGTTTCATCTGGAAGCGACTCCTCGGCTGTTGGAGGAGTTCATCGAGTCATCCGGCGGCGACCTTGAACCTTCTCGCTACGTGCAGTCTGCAGAAGCGATTTTGGCAACCGAAGCGGAACGGCTCGAGGAGGCGCGGCGTCTTATGGTGCAGATACTCGATTTTCTATACCAAAGGCGAAGCAATGCAGATTAA
- a CDS encoding carbon starvation CstA family protein — translation MNAVILLLVGLGTMALGYFVYSKFIAEKIYRLDPDYRTPAHEFEDGVDFVPTNKFVLWGHHFTSVAGAAPIVGPAIAVIWGWAPAFLWVVLGTVFFAGVHDAGAIWASVRNKARSVGSLTGDVVGKRARSIFMIVIFLVLLMVNAVFAVVIARLMMNFPTAVLPVWGAIIVALIIGQLIYRRIIGLGLVSVLGVVALYALILAGPSVPLQMPAEVAGMSGNAVWILLLFAYAAIASILPVWVLLQPRDYINGLQLFVGLIILYGAICVLNPTMVAPMFNDNVPAGTPSIIPLLFVTIACGAISGFHGLVSSGTTSKQLNRETDARFVGYFGAIGEGGLALAAILVATAGFASLADWEAMYSAFGQGGVTAFVEGGAYIIHHGLGLPEVTAATLLTVMAALFAGTTMDTGLRLQRYIFQEWGEIYNLEWMKKPLPATLLAVGSCILLAFGAGGADGSGGMIIWPLFGTTNQLLAGLTLLVITVMLVNLRRPMWYTLAPLCFLLVMTVTALVFQLRTFYEQGNWFLLFLDVVVLVAAILVAMECAASLKRHRTRVANEERG, via the coding sequence ATGAACGCGGTGATCCTGCTGCTTGTGGGTTTGGGCACCATGGCCCTGGGGTATTTCGTCTACTCCAAATTCATTGCCGAGAAGATTTATCGCCTCGATCCCGATTACCGTACTCCCGCACACGAATTCGAAGATGGTGTGGACTTCGTTCCGACCAACAAATTCGTCCTGTGGGGGCACCATTTCACGTCCGTCGCTGGCGCCGCTCCGATCGTGGGACCAGCTATCGCGGTGATCTGGGGGTGGGCCCCGGCATTCCTCTGGGTAGTGCTGGGTACCGTGTTCTTTGCCGGGGTGCATGACGCCGGCGCCATCTGGGCCAGCGTACGCAACAAGGCTCGATCCGTCGGCTCGCTCACGGGAGATGTAGTAGGCAAGCGGGCTCGCAGCATTTTCATGATTGTCATCTTCCTCGTGCTGCTGATGGTGAACGCGGTGTTCGCTGTGGTCATAGCCCGCTTGATGATGAACTTCCCAACCGCGGTTTTGCCGGTCTGGGGCGCCATCATCGTTGCGCTGATCATCGGCCAGTTGATCTACCGGCGCATTATCGGTCTTGGCCTGGTATCGGTGCTCGGGGTTGTCGCGCTTTACGCATTGATCCTGGCCGGTCCGTCGGTCCCGCTTCAGATGCCTGCGGAAGTTGCCGGCATGTCCGGTAACGCAGTATGGATTCTGCTGCTGTTCGCCTATGCGGCGATCGCTTCGATTCTGCCGGTATGGGTGCTTCTACAGCCGCGCGACTACATCAACGGCCTGCAGTTGTTCGTCGGCCTGATCATTCTTTACGGCGCCATTTGCGTACTGAATCCGACCATGGTCGCTCCGATGTTCAACGACAACGTGCCGGCCGGGACGCCGTCGATCATCCCGCTGCTCTTCGTTACGATCGCCTGCGGAGCAATCTCCGGTTTCCACGGTCTGGTTTCCTCGGGGACCACCTCCAAGCAGCTCAATCGCGAGACCGACGCCCGTTTCGTCGGCTATTTCGGCGCGATTGGGGAAGGCGGTCTGGCGCTTGCGGCGATCCTCGTGGCGACGGCGGGCTTTGCCAGCCTGGCCGACTGGGAGGCGATGTACAGTGCGTTCGGCCAGGGCGGCGTGACGGCTTTCGTGGAGGGCGGTGCGTACATCATTCACCACGGTCTCGGATTGCCGGAAGTCACCGCGGCAACACTGCTGACGGTAATGGCTGCGTTGTTCGCTGGTACCACCATGGATACAGGTCTGCGCCTGCAGCGCTACATTTTCCAGGAGTGGGGCGAGATCTATAACCTCGAGTGGATGAAGAAGCCGCTCCCGGCAACCTTGCTCGCGGTCGGCTCCTGTATCCTGCTGGCGTTCGGTGCCGGCGGTGCGGACGGCTCCGGCGGCATGATCATCTGGCCGCTGTTCGGTACCACCAACCAGTTGCTGGCAGGTCTGACCTTGCTCGTAATCACCGTGATGCTGGTCAACCTGCGCCGTCCGATGTGGTACACGCTGGCGCCGCTGTGCTTCCTGCTGGTTATGACGGTCACCGCGTTGGTTTTCCAGTTGCGCACCTTCTACGAGCAAGGCAATTGGTTCCTGCTGTTCCTTGATGTCGTGGTGCTGGTGGCCGCGATTCTGGTCGCCATGGAATGTGCCGCTTCCCTCAAGCGCCACCGCACCAGGGTGGCTAACGAGGAGCGGGGATGA
- a CDS encoding ankyrin repeat domain-containing protein encodes MRVMCTRTGLASIVVLLAACSSPDVMQMKPVDTGPRSFQPSVETLASFECAGALPAVHQAICSSEVLARADKQLAALYRDRLRRLDVPGALLLEASQRQWQLSRAEQCGLNEAASDDAQVQACLLGLYRRRSEDILDWQAAEPAGEDRPHALASYAEYRLMDGAEAGYCAATASALNDDLRRHGWPNPGRLDGVTLLAGTHASANQASVDGRSVEVAVHDAGPFGGYEIRPRGLSVDGAPVADDHTLPRWVAEQPNYGGRAHASSSQTGDYGSLDVFERNGKTLVLISETWGFYSAAARGESAYAGLYELQDGKLQRRCLYQTYLTPPRTNTLAGLAVYSQLDDALSIIAGEPLPGYAQHERRDNYQSWKERQWTLLNLPLLGADGWSRYGRDAAIRERNDAVMEAFFAWSERNLRNKQIYRRVMPLLLPAHQELRGMYGQHGLSAEESQRAADLLLLETVARAMENLEAPAADPGMPPAAFAQYSPRFAIAPAPGDLEKGRQFSTLHSVVLNNAPLHVVQDFVDYESNALGAERGRGPDNDSATMAAVGNPETLALLLREGFDPDQRNAWGKTALMMAAQLDQAPSAELLLDSGADVHAHTSPNQGAGVGGPDRKEAQAARQTALLFAAAHAQGALIDSLLQAGAAREEWGGYDRQVCARIKGNPNLNEQVRATISDRLCATEYEPALTRAKPGNLRAGEVYVVRDGGQEYSISLKEREAMSLFGRPLQIAPEDLRKRLRKIGTTVGTAAVRRGGGKLTGPLTLVFDDLSANSEQLLKLKVSFPVSPGTTPVGGYTLDSSEPAKVLAVTFDPQRNDVEGTWRALLSAAYTQSFTPTGRGYVTIDIRGKPVTEYQLVVVENQQ; translated from the coding sequence ATGCGTGTGATGTGTACTCGAACCGGACTCGCCAGCATCGTCGTCCTGCTGGCAGCATGCAGCTCCCCCGACGTAATGCAGATGAAACCGGTCGACACCGGCCCTCGAAGCTTCCAACCGAGTGTCGAGACGCTCGCCAGCTTCGAGTGTGCAGGCGCGCTGCCGGCCGTGCATCAGGCGATCTGTTCCAGCGAGGTGCTGGCCAGGGCCGATAAACAGCTGGCTGCGCTGTATCGCGACCGGCTGCGCCGTCTCGACGTGCCCGGAGCACTACTGCTTGAAGCCAGCCAGCGCCAGTGGCAGCTCAGCCGCGCCGAGCAATGCGGGTTGAACGAAGCCGCCTCTGACGACGCGCAGGTCCAGGCTTGCCTGCTCGGGCTGTACCGTCGACGCAGTGAGGATATCCTGGATTGGCAGGCCGCCGAGCCGGCGGGAGAAGATCGTCCGCATGCACTCGCGAGCTACGCCGAATATAGGCTCATGGACGGTGCGGAGGCAGGCTATTGTGCGGCGACCGCATCAGCACTCAACGACGACCTGCGCCGTCATGGCTGGCCCAATCCTGGCCGGCTCGATGGGGTCACGCTGCTGGCCGGAACCCACGCCTCCGCAAACCAGGCAAGCGTCGATGGCCGCAGCGTCGAAGTGGCGGTCCACGACGCAGGCCCGTTCGGCGGGTACGAGATACGTCCCCGCGGCCTGAGCGTCGATGGCGCGCCGGTTGCAGACGATCACACTCTGCCTCGCTGGGTAGCCGAGCAGCCGAACTACGGCGGGCGGGCACACGCATCCTCCTCTCAGACGGGAGACTATGGCTCGCTCGATGTATTCGAGCGCAACGGCAAGACCCTGGTACTGATCAGTGAAACCTGGGGCTTCTATTCTGCCGCCGCCAGGGGCGAGTCAGCGTACGCCGGGCTATACGAGCTGCAGGACGGCAAGCTTCAGCGCCGTTGTCTGTATCAGACCTACCTCACCCCGCCGAGAACCAATACCCTCGCAGGGCTGGCTGTTTACAGCCAGCTCGACGACGCGCTGTCGATCATAGCCGGCGAGCCGCTTCCGGGGTACGCACAGCATGAGCGACGCGACAACTACCAGAGCTGGAAGGAACGGCAGTGGACGCTGCTCAACCTGCCGCTCCTGGGAGCCGACGGCTGGTCCCGATACGGTCGAGACGCGGCCATTCGCGAGCGCAACGACGCCGTGATGGAAGCTTTTTTTGCGTGGTCGGAGCGAAACCTGCGTAACAAACAGATCTACCGGCGGGTCATGCCGTTACTGCTGCCAGCCCACCAGGAACTGCGCGGCATGTATGGCCAGCACGGCCTGTCCGCAGAGGAAAGTCAGCGCGCGGCCGACCTCTTACTGCTCGAAACTGTCGCTCGCGCCATGGAAAATCTCGAGGCGCCCGCAGCGGATCCGGGGATGCCGCCAGCGGCGTTCGCCCAATACAGCCCGCGCTTCGCCATCGCTCCGGCGCCCGGCGACCTGGAGAAGGGCCGGCAGTTTTCCACATTGCACAGCGTGGTGCTGAACAACGCACCGTTGCACGTGGTGCAGGACTTCGTCGACTACGAGAGCAACGCGTTGGGCGCCGAGCGAGGCAGGGGGCCGGACAACGACTCTGCCACCATGGCTGCCGTGGGCAATCCGGAAACGCTCGCGCTGCTGCTGCGTGAAGGCTTTGACCCAGACCAACGCAACGCCTGGGGCAAGACGGCACTGATGATGGCCGCGCAACTCGACCAGGCACCCAGCGCCGAGCTGTTGCTGGATAGTGGCGCCGACGTGCATGCGCACACCTCGCCGAATCAAGGCGCTGGCGTGGGCGGGCCGGACCGCAAGGAGGCTCAGGCCGCCCGTCAGACTGCGCTTCTGTTCGCTGCTGCACACGCTCAGGGAGCCTTGATAGATAGCCTGCTTCAGGCTGGCGCCGCCCGGGAGGAGTGGGGCGGATACGATCGCCAGGTTTGCGCGCGTATCAAGGGAAACCCGAATCTGAACGAGCAGGTTCGCGCTACGATCAGTGATCGGCTCTGTGCTACCGAATACGAGCCTGCTCTCACCAGAGCCAAGCCAGGCAATCTGCGCGCCGGCGAAGTGTACGTAGTCAGGGACGGCGGTCAGGAGTATTCCATCAGCCTGAAAGAGAGGGAGGCGATGTCGTTGTTTGGACGACCTCTGCAGATCGCACCGGAAGATTTGCGTAAGCGGCTGCGCAAGATCGGCACTACGGTCGGCACGGCAGCGGTGAGGCGTGGCGGCGGCAAGCTCACCGGCCCGCTAACGCTGGTGTTCGATGACCTTTCAGCCAATAGTGAACAGCTACTGAAACTCAAGGTCAGTTTCCCTGTGAGCCCTGGCACGACGCCAGTGGGCGGATATACCCTGGACTCCAGTGAACCTGCGAAGGTTCTGGCAGTGACGTTCGACCCGCAGCGCAACGACGTCGAAGGCACCTGGAGAGCCCTGTTGAGCGCCGCATACACCCAAAGCTTCACGCCAACTGGCCGGGGTTATGTGACCATCGACATCCGCGGAAAGCCGGTGACCGAATATCAATTGGTCGTCGTCGAAAACCAGCAGTAA